The genomic interval CGAATACGATCCGATACTGCATTGGATCAATGAGTTTACAACGCTCTCTTTGCGTCCAAAGTAATTGTGATATGGATTGAGGATGATGTTTCATATAACAATAGTGATCGTGATATCATTGTCTACAGCCGCTCTAGCTCTAGCCACAAAGTACAATATTATTTTGGCTATTACAATCCTTTACAATAACAATTGTTATTCTCTCATGGGGATGCTGGATGGCATCAAGAGTGTGATCAATCGCGCGAATTCCTCTTGGGTTGGTCATGAGCCTTGCTTAAAATTCTCGAATCTTGAATCCTTGTTTATAAATGTAGTATCTGATTTCATAATCAAgcttaagtatttttaaatccttcaaatatatttttatagtccaaatttattttaaatgggtccttttttagttttattaaaccatacataattataaatttatcctCTTTAATTTTCGAaatcctagaaaaaaaaaagtagcttCTAGTAACTCATTttattgagatgattttatttcctttaaaaacatttatttaatattcatcaatttattttagagtaatgataaaaaaaagtttggttttAACGTGTGTTTCCCTTCCCATTTATTTTCTACTCTTCATTTTCTATTAccctattttatttctttaggtAAATCTCAGCCATTGGAATATAATTAGCCCCTtgtgtcactacaagaaattaggtCTTTTCCaacgctcaaaatcgtcgcaaatactcCTAATAATCACTGCATTTAATCATTTTCAGCGATTTTGAAATCGTTGCATGTTCGACGAAATTAAAGTGCCACTTTTTATCAATTCCAGCGATAGGcaaaaatcgccacaaaaacTACTATTTCAggcgattttagtctgtcgCAAATATCccaaaaattgatgaaaatggCCTTCACGTATACCATTAAAATCGttgataaaagttaaatccGTCGAAACTTCTCGTCGCAAAAAGTCACTTAAACGCCGCAAGTAACTCATCATTTTGGCAGCGATTTTAGATTATTGTCGCCCTTATATATTTCCAACGGATATTTTTCGCCGCAAAATACATGTATGGTTAAGATTTACTTGACTTTATCCTTAGCTCCTCAAATACATTTCAGACCACACACACTTTACATACAAAAATATCTTAGATTGTTCCATTTGGTCATCACTCACATGCAGCCCTTTCTCTCACGATTTATCTTCCTCCTTCAGCCATCGATACACCAGTTTAGCAACTTCAGGCCACCGTGAGCAGCAGCAAGAAGCAAACCTAGAACACAACTTAAAGCTCCAAAAATAGGAGCTTAGATTGCAAAAGACACCAGTTGCATTGGTCGTGTAAGCATCGGTTCATCCCATTTTTGTTTTGCCTCATTTCCTCTATATTTTCACTACTTTCCTCCCCAGTTAAAACCCTCTTCTCCCTATTTTGACCATGGCAAGTGTGTGTCCTTACAATTGTGCCTAATAAATCCAAGAATTGAATTGGACTCTAGAATATTAtaggtgtcaaatcgtgttaaagGGTCGTGTTCGTATCGTGTAAGAATATATACATTATACTTAATTGGTCAACACGAACACAACCTATTAATAatttcatgtcaaaatctcaaaccctaacacgacccattaagataacgggttgacacgacataACCCATTTTAACCCATTAGTGAATACGAAATAGATTGACACAATATaacccgtttcaacccgtttacgttaatgggttaaacagacccgttagtgacccgtttaaccagatttattttatataaatattaaaatataaacaatatctaaaaaaaaaaactaactacaagtccaaaattacaatctaaataataaaaataccaacattaaaatcccaacaatacCAAATACGATAAATACACAAATATGATACACACACATTgtaatactattaaaattacaatcccaaatataacaAACAAGACACATATTGTAAATTTCTGGTTCCATATTTGTTTGCTACCAAGTAAGTAGCTCCACACATCTTGCACTTGTCTCGTGCCTTGCCATCATTTTTGTTAGAATCaagaattaattcaaaaaaaactCCACACGTTTTACTGTTTCCTTCGTTTTGCTTTAGCTTTTTCGTTTTGAAAACTTTCCAAGTCCAACGGGTCCAAATTAGTCAAATCATCATTATCGCCTGCTACCTCACTCATCAGACaacaaacaacaagaacaaatattgtaaattttctttttccattatAAGTCCCAGATTACTCTATTAcatttacaattacaaattattaCAAGGAATCTCAGCTTTAACTGTGCATTAAGATCAACAATATATAGCTACTTTGTTCAGTACAATCCTCCTATTTTGTTTGATCGTCTCCTCAATCAGATCAGAGAAGACATATCAAAATGCACGATTCAATTGGAAAAATCAATGCCAATTATTATAGCTACTTTGTTCAATATAGTCCTATTTATATTAATTCAGTTCTCATGATAAACTTCTTTCCAGTCCAGAATTCTTCAAACTTGAATGATGGAGCTTGACGAATCTTAGCTGTTGTTTACAGTAAGATTGGATGATGATCCGATGCTGATGATGCCAAGTGCTGTAATGTtgcatttgaaaaaagtagcCTCCATTCTTGATTAGCAATGGATCTGTCTAATCTTTCTCTTATAAGAGCATTCCCTTGTCTATTATTGGTCCAAGTAAATTTCGGACCCATATAACCAATATCAATCAGGCCATTTCTGTCCATAAAGGCTTTAAGACCCCTATTTGGGTTGAAAGGAACGGGCCTGCCCCCATATTTTTCAGACTGATTagtaatatcattaaaatcacctatGCAAACCCAGGGCCCAGGAAATGCTTGAGATAGTGAATCTAAATGATTCCAAAAAGTAGCTTTGTTAATCCACTGGGCTGGTGCATAAACATAAGTGAGTAACCAAGGATGGTGTGGGGGATCAGAgtaaactaaaacagaaattgcattactattaatatttaCAGGCTCAATTTCTACACCCGGACGCCACAAAAGAAGAAGGCCCCCTTTTTTACAAACTGCAGGATTACAAACAAAATGATGGAAACCTAGACTATGAACAATAGATATGGTGTTATCATCAACCACCAAGGTTTCCGACAAAAAAACTACATCCGggttatatattctaatattagCCCTAAGGTTTCTGATTGCTTTAGGGCGGGCTAATCCCCTGCAATTCCAAACTAATGTCTTCACTTAGCTTGTGGAGGCATTTTTAAGCTTGCCTCAGAAGCTGTTTTGGATTTTCCTTGGAAAGATGGTCTACTGTAAGGATTAAGTTTTGATTtccattttatctttttttcttttccaatattACCAGAATGCATATCTAAGAGTGCTTTAGCCAATGATGTATCTTCTGGATTGGAGTAGGCTGTTGGgtcttttttctctattttgatGAGTCTTTGAGATTTTCTCTGTGGAGCTTCAGAAAGTTCAACCAACTGGTGCCTTTTGAGGGATGGAGTAATCAACTGAAAATCCATTGGAGAGACAGATTGGTCTTCAATATTCACGGGTTCTTGGCTTATCTCTATGGGCAGATCTGATTTGCCTGGGTCGTATGCAGCATTCGGAAGACGCGATAAGTGGCTGTGACTTGGTATTGGCTTAGCTGGCTTTTCATGCCTGAGAATATATTTGACTGAAGATACGGGCTGAGCTTGCTGATACGGGTTGGGGCCTGCGTTTGCTGATACGGTCTGCGCTTGCTGATACGAGCTGGAGCCAGCGCTTGCTGATACGGGCTGAAAGAAATGGGCGTTAAAAAGGTTGACTTGAGAGGCTTCGGTTTGCTGCTGAATGGACTCATGATAATCAGCTTTATATGGGCCAGTCTTAGATGGAGTCATGAACAAAGGCCGCGTCTCAATACCCTTAAGGTCAACACAGCGGGCTTGATGAATACCCAGCCCAATTTCGGATTCAAGCCCGATATCTGATCCCAGCCCTTCGGATTTCTGCTGATGTTGATAAGTCTTCATCGCTTTATGGATAGTCTTCCATTGTGTCTTCCAAGGGGTGATTTGTTCTGACGCCGAATTAAATAACGAAATGACAAAGTGAGGATCAGTAGGTGGAGTAAAATTTCCTTGCTCAGTCGGCTTCTGTACTTGAGGATAAAAGAGATATTTGACTGAGACTTGTATTGAAGCTGCAGGGTGCAGTGGTTGGCTGAACAGTAATCACATTTACACTTGTAGGCGAGAGAATTAATTGTGATTGATCACTGTAGTTAAACAGTGCTTGAGAATCTGTTGGGGTCGTTCCCTTCGCAAGTTCATTTGGGCTTTGGTGAGTTGAAGGAGAATGGAGGAACTGCACCTCATCCGGtattttttctgcatttttctCAATTTGAACACTGGTAAAATTACTCTGCCCACCCAAagttatttcataattttttcttgggGAAATAACTTGCTTTCCTTTACTGTAATCATCTGCATTTGAAGCCGGAGGATGAAATTGTTCGAAGTGATCTGTTACTTCctgttgcccactatctgatTGTTGGTTTGACTGAATATTTTCTGGGATGTTGTTGAATTCAGCTCGAAGCCATGGGCCGTATGAAAGTCTTGTTGGAGGTGAGCTTAGATATCCACAAAAGATTTGAGAGTGTCCAAGTCTCCCACACGCATAACAAATGTctgataatttttcatatttaaacgCTACCCATACTTCATGGTTCCCAACTCTCGGCATCATGAAACCTTGCTTGAGAGGCTTGGTAATCTCCACTTTAATACGAATATATTTTCTGAAGGTTAATCCATAGAGAGGGTCTACTTCCACTTTGATCAAAGAACCGAGAGCTTTCCCAATTTCAATTGCATTTTCAAGAGTTATATGATCTAGAGGTAATCCATGTATTTgcacattgaaaatagcatagTTTAAACTGATTTCTTGAAGAGTAGCTCCTAGTGGCCAAGGTTTCATAATAAGCAAATGTCCTTTAAAGTTCCAAGGGACCTGATTTAACACTCTAAGTTTATCTTGAATGGATCtaaatgtgaaaataaacttGTTGATCTCCAAATCCtcaatgagaaaattttttatgaagttcCATGAGGCCTTTATACTAGAGTGTATTGCAAATTTATTCAAAGGCTGATCAGCTACTAACCTTCCTATCAGGATTTTGTCTGAATTTGCTTTTGCAGTTTCTGGAGCTGGTTGAAGATTCATATCATTCCATGAGAGAGCTTCCGTTTGTGAGATTAGAGATTCCATGTCCATCATAACACTTGTTTAGGATGAAGAGGTCGATGAGTGTAAGGGAGTGATGATATGAGTAGCTAAGCAACAATAAGTGCAGAAATATTATCCACCTCCTAGATAGAGAAGctctgacttctctctagccAGTTTTGGGAGTGGAGGAAGATGTTCGATCGTGAATTATCTCTATGAGATTGTAATCAACTTTGTCTTCCTCTTGGAGCCCAGGGCAAAACGGTAAGTTTTCCTTCTCTAGCTTAAATGCCTGGTGTGCATGCTCTGGATCTCGCAATTGCTCCTACCTTTTGACATTGACTctagcttttaatttttttctgtaTGGAccctttgaaatattttgttattaattttctctttcaaatttttttgggaacttgattttgagaatttagttataACTCTCATGCTCCCTTTGTACACGGTATTAATCCATCATAAGTGAagtcatcaataaaattggaataCGATACTTTCCTTTAAGAGTATTGCTATGGGTCCTGAATTTGAAACCCAAAAATTATCCCGAacagaggtttttttttttcttttatatatatttttttatcatcataaatatttttttaatcattcagtaaaaaaaaaaaaaaaagtcccattCGGGACAGTTTTTGGGTCCctaattcgggacccaaagcatttccctTCCATTCTTTGTTGTTGTCCGTTTCAGTGTTTTGTAGTTATTTTGTTTCTGATGTTGGTATTgcttttgttgacccgagtgaggtttggGCCTTTAGATCGGACATAATCCGGGGCAAGACATTCCAGAGTGTTGGGCGATGCTACGGCCGGTGATTATACGGCTGGGCTGTTGTGGTCCGTATGTACGCTGGGTGCTCGTTCCACCAGAGCTCGAGATGAAGATACTTGCGGTGGACGTGAAGTCTGGGGTCTCACcagagcttgtggtcttgtagttgttaatgtggttatttgtagttgtttgttagtttaatttttaataaaatagaaatagactATAAGATTTGATGTCTATAGTAGTATCCCGTACTCTTCTTTCTTGGGAGGATAGAAAATGCcattaagttctgtttttacagagcaCTTTCTTTGTTATGAGAGAATTTGATtaaaagttaagacaatgtccatcacaaatatatttgtgtgtggAGAAGCTCCAAAGTTGTTGCGTTAGTTGGCTTATAAGCTAGATTTCTTATGTATTAGAACTTCTTGTATTGATAAATCATATTTGAAACTTCGGTTTATTAATGGAATGAGTatgtttcattcaaaaaaataaataaaataaaacaccaaATCAACAGAACCTACTACCTTCCCGACAAACAACCTCACAAACATTTATTTTTGGGCGTTGCTACAGCAACCGCTCATCCTTCCCGTTTTCGTTTCCCGCTCAACGTGGAATGCCACGttactcttcttcttcctttttttttttttttttgaacttcaTTTACTGCTTCCTAAAAATTACCCCCAAACCCATCCCTTACAGATCTCGCCCCTTGCAAAAACCCCCAGACACCTCCTCGAAAGATCTTGTCTAGCACCTGTACCAGTTCGCACGGCGCAAGAGACCCATTTCCGGCATTCTTTCTCGCGGCTCTCCTCCATCCGACCTCCAATCTAAGAGGTAGATTTCTTTCATTCTTCCTCAAACTAAACTACCTCtgttatttttggattttgcatGGTTTGATAGtgtattttgtatagaaaatcCTACAGAGATAGCAGGTGGTGCCGCATTTCTTTGGGTAAATGTTGGTGGTATCTCATAACCTTCAGAGAACAAATGATGCAAGCGCTTGTGTGGAGATGTTATTGAGCATCTTTAAAATACAGAGGCCAAAATTAGGACTAAAAAAACAGAGTTACTTTGTCCAGCACTATCTTCTACATGGTTCAAGTCTGTTCACATGGCAATTTTCTAAATATGAATTCATTTGGACAAGCTAAAATGAAGATGTGCCAACAAAccaggaaaataaattaaaagagatgTAAATTTACCAAGCATATGCAGGGAGAGGGGAGAGGATTTTCGGGAGGGAGAGATGGCTTGAAGAAGGTAGCGTTTTCGTTTTCGAGAGGGAGAAGCAGATAGGGTTTTTGAGAAAGGGTTTGCAGGGAGAGGGGAGGGAGAAGAAGGTAGCGTGTTTTCGGGAGGAAGAAGCAAGCGTTTTCGAGAtgacattttataatttattaaatcatGCCATCTGAATGCCACATCAAGCGGGACACTCAAGCGGGAAGGAAGAACGGTGtgactagcattttcctttattttttatctactgaTCTAACCATTCACTGAAAACGACTAGCATAATTCGGAGTGTCCATTCACTGTTGTCGATTTTAAGCAGTACTCTTAAAATCTTGCCTAAGTAGTGTTATCCACGTCACTTGCGGTCTTCCTAGCCTTCTGTTCAGACTCACCAAGTATCATTTGACGAGTGTTTCGCCTGCGAGGAAATGCTACTTGAACGTTTGATACGACAAAACTTTGCACCAAATTGGAGTCGGTCGTCCCTCTGAACTTGCTAAACTTCGACCAGTGTTGATATAGCATATGCTGTATGTTGCCGACCGTAAGAGCGAAAGCTTCGACTTTTGTATGGCATCGGAGAGTCCTGGTCGAGAAGGGGAGGTTGGATGGGTCCGGCAAGGAGGGGGACTTAAACACCCATTCTAGCAGTTCAACTCCATAGATGTCATCGGTTTTAAGACACCCAGTTTGACGATGATCATGACCAGTTGTATAGGTCCATATGATGCCTCGCGTGATGAAGAGCAATGCATCAAGTGGTTCTCCCTCCCGAACAATGTAACTGTTCGCATCGTAGCTCACTTGCTTGAGAAAGTCGCAGCTAATCAATTTCAACGCATCTTCACTCTCATTTTGAAGAAGTGGCACCTAAGTGtcaataataaacaaataatcaaTAGAGAAGGACGACTAACGTGGAGAAGTCCaatgtatataaaatttattactatGAGTATGCGTACgtggaaacatatatataaaaaacaacttgtaattattcataaaaattacgTTCTAAGTAAACCATTGCACCTTAATTTTAATTCGATTAATTTAGAACTTCGATCGTGTTAATTGCCTATACATTTGTATACTTAGTGATACTATTCTATAAATTTTcaacatctcatttcatgtttttcacatttcctatagtgaaaaattatttcagttttcaattaatttactatttttttcgtTCTACATATCCAAAAGGAAGTGTAAAAAAAGGAGGACTAACTCTCCTAGTAGctagaaagaagaaatgaattatttcttatttgctCTATCCATATAGGAAGTAGGACAAAAATGGGGGACTTGCTCTCCTTtgtagaaaaaaagaaattaattcttTCTGCCCTATTTATAAAGCAAGTTGGAAGAAAAAGACTCACTTTCTGTAGTAGGGGTAAGCAGAGATGGTGctgaatttttcttctaatgaaCATGGGAAGATGAGGAAACGGATTCTCTACATCAATATCTTTATATTCTGCAAACAGTCGATCTACCTCGTCTATGATCTgctgttttatttctttaagcCTCGGGTTTCTGTCTATCCACTCAAgtattttcagttttttgtCTTTCAACTCATAGTGCTGCCAACGGCTACATTCTAAGTTCTTAGCTACCTCCAACTTCATTTGCTTAGCTACCTCCAACTGCATAGATGCCTCCCACTGCGTATACATCTGTTGCATAACAAGTTCAACAAATTAAATGTTGTCCATAAATTATCGTTTGtctcaaaattaaatttcaattaAGACAAAGTTGTAAACATAATAATCTaagtgtttctttttcttttctgctcAATTCGTAGTCTGTAGAAAAAAAGTACGGTTAGATCTTTGTCTTGCTGCATGCCTTTCTTTAATGGGTTATGGGTGGTGGCCGTGGGCATTTTTTCAAGAGGTGGAAGCCAATATATTTAGCCATATGGGTCCCTAGATACGCATCAAAGAAGCCAAGTCGAGTAGGTGCCTTTATAAGGCAACAGCACCTCACACTGTCACGTCGACAATTTGCACATTCAGAGATAGGGATcagaatatatacatatatatatatatatatttatatatatatatagacacatacacacacacacacatacatacatatatgctGCACTTAGGAATTTCATGCTGCACGTTTCCGTAAATCATGTATATGAAAAACTGATATTTGTAcagataaatttttataaataagggCTATGAAGCTAGCTTTCAAAAGTATGCATCTCGATCACCAACCTGCAAATGTCCAAGGAAGCATACAAACAGAACCAAGCCAGAGATGGAAGTTAAAACTGCGAAGCCGTTCTCCCAGAAATGCGGACTTGTTTGAAGGTTTGAACCAAAAGAACTACGAATTTGCAACAGCTATACAATGTAAGagatattgtatatatattcacaatcaaaattattaattaatatactaagCAGATCAAAGTAAACAGACatatataaaatctaaaatggTCTACAGGTAGGTGTGTATTTATAAGTTAAAGACTGTTGGGGTCAAGATAAGGAAGCCGAAATGATCATGATCGCAAGCCTAGAACAAATGGATATTATAAACAAGATCAATCTGTCTTTCTGTTGCAATTCTATACATGTATTATCAGTACTATATAATCCTCCGAGGGAAAGTTAATTAAAAGAAGAGtggaaaaattatgttttgcatCCTTACATATAGTATGATCGATTTCTCCAATTAATATATGGAAGAAggttcctttcttttttctttatttctctgaTTTTAAAACCACTAATATGGTATATATCAAGGATCCACTCGAGAGGTGGCCCTGCATAGAACATGAATGCATAGACAATTGAGCACAAGCTGTGTGGCAGTCGACATGGTGTGGATGACATGCaatgatatataaaaactaaTGTGAAATAGCTCAATGTAGAAAGATTTTTAACGGTAACATTCACAAACCTCAAATTTCGGAGGCCCCACCAAAAGCAGGGTCTTTCGTGGAAAATCCATGGATGCCACTGTACCAGATTGAAGTGCTCCTTGGAATATTCCAAAATCAAAGACCGTTGTATTTGGGGTTGCTATTGGACAAGAATCgtttaaaaatgtgtaattGCCAAAAACAGTTCCGTGGTTACAGGCAAAAGAACTTGGATCACATTCAGTATGATTTTCACAGGCGAGGTACCAGCAAGCGGTCTCTCGCTGGACGGAGAAAAAGTACCAAAAACCACCCAGTATCTAAAagaccttttcttttccccattGATCCAGAAAATTGTCCCGGAAGGAATAGTTTCTGAATCAGTTGATGATCATGTGACATATGGATTGTTGTGATTGATCTTCTACTTTAATTTGGACACATATTATATAGTAGGAAATTGTGCACTAAAGTTCATTGCTTTGGTGTGGCTGTTGAAGAGCTTCAATCCAACATCCTTAGTTAATGTTGATCCTCAAACAAGGGAACATCCAACTTCCGATAAAAAGACAAGACTTGCTTCTCAAAAATGGTCTGAAGATAAAAAATCTCCACGGGATAGGATGAAGAAAGATGTATAATCCATTTCGTTTTAGATTATaaataaggatggttatgtgagtCGGTCACTAGCATATCCAACCCCAATCTTATGATTTGTCAAAGTTTATTCGTCTGAAACCTAAAGAAATCAATAAACCTTGATCATAAAGGTATATATATTCAGACACTTATCGATGCAAATTAAgtttaattagaagaaaaaattatatgaggTAAATAAGTATGAAATTGAGAGTCAGATTACTTACATGACTGGCAATAATGAATAGAAACAAGTTGAATCCAGCTTTCACTGCTATGACGGTCTTAGATAGGTCGATGATCATAATATTCCTGTGGATGAATACTTTTTTCCATGACAGGTAGACACGAAGAGCTCTTGGCAGATATTGGAGTAAAACAACAGCGCTCAAGACTTTCCTCTTGTTCAAAGATTTGAAAGCTctcatattttttgaaaagagaattAGAAACAGCACCTGGACATGAGTTGACAGAGATTTGGTACAAGaaattgttatttaaaaaaaaaaaaaagatttattactctcatcctcacacaccacacatcataataaaaaaatataatgtgtgatgtgtgaagatgatgaatagatttttttttcaaaacaaaacctaagGCCCCACTTAGATACTGAGAtgtctcaatc from Juglans regia cultivar Chandler chromosome 2, Walnut 2.0, whole genome shotgun sequence carries:
- the LOC108982571 gene encoding uncharacterized protein LOC108982571 gives rise to the protein MDMESLISQTEALSWNDMNLQPAPETAKANSDKILIGRLVADQPLNKFAIHSSIKASWNFIKNFLIEDLEINKFIFTFRSIQDKLRVLNQVPWNFKGHLLIMKPWPLGATLQEISLNYAIFNVQIHGLPLDHITLENAIEIGKALGSLIKVEVDPLYGLTFRKYIRIKVEITKPLKQGFMMPRVGNHEVWVAFKYEKLSDICYACGRLGHSQIFCGYLSSPPTRLSYGPWLRAEFNNIPENIQSNQQSDSGQQEVTDHFEQFHPPASNADDYSKGKQVISPRKNYEITLGGQSNFTSVQIEKNAEKIPDEVQFLHSPSTHQSPNELAKGTTPTDSQALFNYSDQSQLILSPTSVNVITVQPTTAPCSFNTSLSQISLLSSSTEAD
- the LOC108982799 gene encoding cyclic nucleotide-gated ion channel 1-like isoform X1, producing the protein MQGPENAQVLDSSEMGKTKKRQQPEWMGKIPHLWQQPEWMGKIPHRWQQPEWVGKVPNLWQQPEWIGKMLHPKRQPSAQFWYIFFAGSCVISLSVDPFFFYIPVINEVGKCVDFDRTLYIAIVCLRTLLDCVSLVDIILPFLRSSLDKEKETKGDTSHVSLRRKRYLKVANDIVAILPIPQVLFLILFSKNMRAFKSLNKRKVLSAVVLLQYLPRALRVYLSWKKVFIHRNIMIIDLSKTVIAVKAGFNLFLFIIASHQPQIQRSLILEYSKEHFNLVQWHPWIFHERPCFWWGLRNLSSFGSNLQTSPHFWENGFAVLTSISGLVLFVCFLGHLQMYTQWEASMQLEVAKQMKLEVAKNLECSRWQHYELKDKKLKILEWIDRNPRLKEIKQQIIDEVDRLFAEYKDIDVENPFPHLPMFIRRKIQHHLCLPLLQKVPLLQNESEDALKLISCDFLKQVSYDANSYIVREGEPLDALLFITRGIIWTYTTGHDHRQTGCLKTDDIYGVELLEWVFKSPSLPDPSNLPFSTRTLRCHTKVEAFALTVGNIQHMLYQHWSKFSKFRGTTDSNLVQSFVVSNVQVAFPRRRNTRQMILGESEQKARKTASDVDNTT
- the LOC108982799 gene encoding cyclic nucleotide-gated ion channel 1-like isoform X2 codes for the protein MQGPENAQVLDSSEMGKTKKRQQPEWMGKIPHLWQQPEWMGKIPHRWQQPEWVGKVPNLWQQPEWIGKMLHPKRQPSAQFWYIFFAGSCVISLSVDPFFFYIPVINEVGKCVDFDRTLYIAIVCLRTLLDCVSLVDIILPFLRSSLDKEKETKGDTSHVSLRRKRYLKVANDIVAILPIPQVLFLILFSKNMRAFKSLNKRKVLSAVVLLQYLPRALRVYLSWKKVFIHRNIMIIDLSKTVIAVKAGFNLFLFIIASHMYTQWEASMQLEVAKQMKLEVAKNLECSRWQHYELKDKKLKILEWIDRNPRLKEIKQQIIDEVDRLFAEYKDIDVENPFPHLPMFIRRKIQHHLCLPLLQKVPLLQNESEDALKLISCDFLKQVSYDANSYIVREGEPLDALLFITRGIIWTYTTGHDHRQTGCLKTDDIYGVELLEWVFKSPSLPDPSNLPFSTRTLRCHTKVEAFALTVGNIQHMLYQHWSKFSKFRGTTDSNLVQSFVVSNVQVAFPRRRNTRQMILGESEQKARKTASDVDNTT